From one Bacteroidales bacterium genomic stretch:
- a CDS encoding LysM peptidoglycan-binding domain-containing protein gives MKNNLTIIFTFIFIISLINNICSQETEIILKRSEITEIINGQKFFIHKIKKGQTLYSISKTYNVSLSDIEYYNPGVSEGIKEGRILKIPFKFENIKKTENIIKHTVAKKQTLYSISKQYNVDVNEILKYNPDAKDGVSAGQILLIPLISSENIDITTEKSNDYIYHKIVLGETLYSLSKRYGIKIKQLKKDNPQLLEHELQLGEIIKISKEKIDYSDNILTNNYDTINYIYHKVIKKQTLYSLSKLYKIEIKQLQKTNPELKNRGPLEGEIIKIPKNLLSSNIIRTDFSKLVSEDSTYIDDVDSIGDIEFDYLCTDYDYKSHTSPFKVAFMLPFYTTANDTLENNNENHSNKENIYPRSRIFLEYYEGSLLAIDTLRKQGLDIDIYVYDTENDTNKIKTIINNVEIKQFDIIFGPVYSDNLEILSNAIKNYEVNIVSPFSLKKSFLKNNTNTFKLSPSFSALSNYASVFLNNNEIKNYIIVHDGDNINQSFVKLFKNRLFSTIDEKTLNTNNIYYKEVNYYNPADSIIEYSLNPDIENIIIIPYSDQAFISDVISKINALRDNYKIKVFGMPRWSKFENIEPEMYYNLNIHLFSNSFIDYKNNDVKKFVINHRNIFKSEPSKYCFQGYDITYYFLNALLNYGKDFRYCLNNYKVDLLQSFYNFKKVNKNSGYENNAIYLIEYNKNYEQKIVKYFPSN, from the coding sequence ATGAAAAATAATCTAACAATAATATTTACTTTCATTTTTATTATTTCTCTAATTAATAATATTTGTTCACAGGAAACTGAAATAATATTAAAACGTTCAGAAATAACAGAAATAATAAACGGACAAAAATTCTTCATTCATAAAATTAAAAAGGGTCAAACCTTATACTCAATCAGTAAAACTTATAATGTTTCATTATCTGATATTGAGTATTATAATCCCGGTGTTTCGGAAGGTATAAAAGAAGGTCGGATTTTAAAAATACCTTTTAAATTTGAGAATATAAAAAAGACGGAAAATATCATTAAACATACAGTTGCTAAGAAACAAACACTATATTCAATATCAAAACAATATAATGTTGATGTTAATGAAATATTAAAATATAATCCTGATGCAAAAGATGGTGTTAGTGCAGGTCAGATATTGCTTATTCCATTAATCTCATCAGAAAATATTGATATCACAACTGAAAAAAGCAATGATTATATATATCACAAAATTGTTTTGGGTGAAACTTTATATTCTTTATCAAAAAGATATGGTATAAAAATTAAGCAATTAAAAAAAGATAATCCACAGTTATTAGAACATGAATTGCAATTAGGTGAGATAATAAAAATATCAAAAGAAAAAATTGATTATTCCGATAATATATTAACAAATAATTATGATACAATAAATTATATATATCATAAAGTTATAAAAAAACAAACTTTATATTCATTATCAAAATTATATAAAATTGAAATTAAACAATTACAAAAAACCAATCCTGAGTTAAAAAACAGGGGACCTTTAGAAGGTGAAATTATTAAAATTCCGAAAAATTTATTAAGCAGCAACATAATAAGAACTGATTTTAGTAAACTTGTTAGCGAAGATTCTACTTATATTGATGATGTTGATTCGATAGGCGATATAGAATTTGATTATCTATGTACAGATTATGATTATAAAAGCCATACAAGTCCTTTCAAAGTTGCATTTATGCTTCCTTTTTATACTACTGCAAATGATACATTAGAGAATAACAATGAAAATCATTCGAATAAAGAAAATATTTATCCAAGGTCAAGAATATTTCTTGAATATTACGAAGGATCATTACTGGCAATCGACACTTTAAGAAAACAAGGTTTAGATATTGATATATATGTTTATGATACCGAAAATGATACAAATAAAATTAAAACTATAATAAATAATGTCGAAATAAAACAGTTTGATATTATTTTTGGTCCTGTTTATAGCGATAATTTAGAAATACTTTCCAATGCAATTAAAAACTATGAGGTAAATATAGTTTCACCTTTTTCATTAAAAAAATCATTTTTAAAAAACAATACTAATACTTTTAAGCTTAGTCCATCTTTTTCTGCTTTATCAAATTATGCATCTGTTTTTTTAAATAACAATGAAATTAAAAATTATATAATTGTTCACGATGGAGATAATATTAATCAATCTTTCGTTAAACTGTTTAAAAACCGTTTATTCAGCACAATTGATGAAAAAACATTAAATACAAATAATATATATTACAAAGAAGTAAATTATTATAATCCTGCAGATAGTATTATTGAATATTCACTTAATCCTGATATTGAAAATATTATTATTATTCCATATTCAGATCAGGCATTTATCAGCGATGTAATTTCAAAAATAAATGCATTACGTGATAATTATAAAATAAAAGTATTTGGTATGCCAAGATGGTCAAAATTTGAAAATATTGAACCTGAGATGTATTATAATTTAAACATACATTTATTCTCAAATTCATTTATTGATTATAAAAATAATGATGTGAAAAAATTTGTTATTAATCATAGGAATATTTTCAAATCGGAACCGTCAAAATATTGTTTTCAGGGATATGATATAACTTATTATTTCTTAAATGCTTTATTAAATTATGGAAAAGATTTCAGGTATTGTTTGAATAACTATAAAGTAGATTTACTCCAGTCTTTTTATAATTTTAAAAAAGTTAATAAAAATAGTGGTTATGAAAATAATGCTATTTATCTTATTGAATATAATAAAAATTACGAACAGAAAATTGTAAAATATTTTCCTTCTAACTAA
- a CDS encoding triose-phosphate isomerase, with product MRKNIVAGNWKMNKNLNEGIELAKEVNKLVNQNVHNNVEIILAPPFIHLTEINKIIDKKRINLAAQNCSRYKNGAYTGEISAEMIASTGATHVIVGHSERREYQREDNPKIYQKILRAIENNLCPIFCCGEKLAEREAGNHFNVIEEQMIEGVSNISSENFKNLIIAYEPVWAIGTGLNATPEQAQEIHNYIRNLINDRYGEDISDNTTILYGGSCKPSNARELFAKPDVDGGLIGGASLIAQDFIDIINSF from the coding sequence ATGAGAAAAAATATTGTTGCAGGTAATTGGAAAATGAACAAAAACCTTAATGAAGGTATTGAATTAGCTAAAGAAGTAAATAAATTAGTTAATCAAAATGTACATAATAATGTTGAAATAATTTTAGCACCACCATTTATTCATTTGACAGAAATAAATAAAATTATTGATAAAAAAAGGATAAATCTGGCAGCACAAAATTGTTCAAGATATAAAAACGGAGCTTATACAGGCGAAATATCTGCCGAAATGATAGCTTCTACAGGAGCAACACATGTTATTGTAGGACATTCTGAACGAAGAGAATATCAGAGAGAAGATAACCCGAAAATTTACCAGAAAATACTAAGAGCAATAGAAAATAATTTATGTCCTATTTTTTGTTGCGGTGAAAAATTAGCAGAACGTGAAGCAGGAAATCATTTTAATGTAATTGAAGAACAAATGATTGAAGGTGTTTCTAATATATCGAGCGAAAATTTTAAAAATTTAATAATTGCTTATGAACCGGTTTGGGCAATAGGAACAGGATTAAATGCAACACCGGAACAAGCACAGGAAATACATAATTATATACGCAATCTGATCAATGATAGATATGGTGAAGATATATCAGATAATACAACTATACTTTACGGGGGAAGCTGTAAACCTTCAAATGCCCGCGAATTATTTGCAAAACCTGATGTTGATGGAGGTTTAATAGGAGGTGCTTCATTAATTGCTCAAGATTTTATTGATATTATAAATTCGTTTTAA
- a CDS encoding response regulator translates to MELKKNIFNKLSIKYSEVLVVDDVPLNQKLISEILSQNNIKVRVASSGKEALESIDSNSPDLILLDISMPEMDGFTVCEILKSKQKTKNIPVIFLTARTQTEDIVKGFNVGAIDYLTKPFKSQELISRVITHIELKRSRDLIEKQNLLLKQKSDQIFKSLTYAKHIQEKIMPSFDIINENLPGSFVLFKPKQLVSGDFYWFSKHDNKIFIIVADCTGHGVPGGLLSMIGNTLLNEIINKNKIFTPSEILNNLYKNMIDVLNHGSANDEFFDEDMDISICCIDFNSNEFTISSSNQNVYIVKNKTINTVEGEIFSSGLYYLKKHYPNFKNNVYKIEQSTIIYMVTDGFHDQFGGPENKKFQLSKLKNLLLNCSEKNMNEQKNYLENYFNNWKGNNEQTDDLLIIGFKLG, encoded by the coding sequence ATGGAGTTAAAAAAAAATATTTTTAATAAACTTTCAATAAAATATTCTGAAGTATTAGTTGTTGATGATGTCCCATTAAATCAAAAACTTATTAGTGAGATATTATCACAAAACAATATAAAAGTAAGAGTTGCATCATCAGGAAAAGAAGCTCTAGAATCCATTGATTCAAATTCTCCCGACCTTATCCTTTTAGATATTTCGATGCCCGAAATGGATGGATTCACTGTTTGCGAAATATTAAAATCAAAACAAAAAACTAAAAATATTCCTGTAATATTTTTAACTGCAAGAACACAAACCGAAGATATTGTAAAAGGATTTAATGTTGGTGCTATTGATTATCTAACAAAACCTTTTAAATCACAGGAATTGATTTCACGAGTAATAACTCATATAGAACTTAAAAGATCAAGAGATTTAATTGAAAAACAAAATTTGCTCCTCAAGCAAAAAAGCGACCAGATATTTAAAAGTTTGACATATGCAAAACATATACAAGAAAAAATAATGCCATCGTTTGATATTATAAATGAAAACTTACCTGGTTCTTTTGTGCTTTTTAAACCAAAGCAACTTGTTAGCGGCGATTTTTATTGGTTTTCTAAACATGATAACAAAATATTTATTATTGTAGCTGATTGTACCGGTCATGGTGTTCCGGGTGGATTATTGTCAATGATAGGAAATACATTATTAAATGAAATAATCAATAAAAATAAAATTTTTACTCCTTCCGAAATACTTAATAATTTATATAAAAATATGATTGATGTACTTAATCATGGTTCTGCTAATGATGAATTTTTTGATGAAGATATGGATATCAGTATTTGTTGTATAGATTTTAATTCTAATGAATTTACTATTTCAAGTTCAAATCAAAATGTATATATTGTAAAAAACAAAACAATAAATACTGTTGAAGGAGAAATATTTTCAAGTGGCTTGTACTATTTAAAAAAACATTATCCAAATTTTAAAAATAATGTATATAAAATAGAGCAATCAACAATTATATATATGGTAACAGATGGTTTTCATGACCAGTTTGGAGGACCTGAAAATAAAAAATTCCAGTTATCTAAATTAAAAAATTTACTATTGAATTGTTCTGAAAAAAATATGAATGAACAAAAAAATTACCTTGAAAATTATTTTAATAACTGGAAAGGAAATAATGAACAAACTGATGACCTTTTAATTATAGGTTTCAAATTAGGTTAA